In Papaver somniferum cultivar HN1 chromosome 1, ASM357369v1, whole genome shotgun sequence, a genomic segment contains:
- the LOC113291078 gene encoding GDSL esterase/lipase EXL3-like: protein MVSFSSTNSIFLTVFSICTLVQLIESIPVITLPPNIKVPAVLVFGDSIVDPGNNNNLVTLAKSNYPPYGRDFMGGKATGRFSNGKIPSDFIVQALQIKEYLPAYLDPSLKPADLLTGVSFASGAAGYDPLTAKLATALSMDKQMDLFKEYLAKVTAAGGEEKAKSILSESVYLVVAGSDDLANTYYLSRLRNNYDIPAYTDLMVQGASSFIQGLYDMGARRIGVFSAAPIGCLPSQRTLAGGKARNCVENYNEAAQLFNSKLSSELDKLTSGFVHGRAVYVDIYNPLQELIDHPHKYGFEEVTRGCCGTGTIESTVLCNELNPFTCDDVSKYVFWDSYHPTERAYEILFGPIVEKYVDSFVCDNSAC, encoded by the exons ATGGTTTCATTTTCTTCCACAAACAGTATTTTCCTTACTGTATTCTCTATCTGCACTCTGGTTCAGCTGATCGAATCAATTCCTGTTATTACTTTACCTCCGAATATTAAAGTTCCAGCAGTTCTTGTGTTCGGAGACTCGATAGTTGATCCAGGGAATAACAATAACTTGGTTACACTCGCAAAGAGTAACTACCCACCTTATGGGAGAGATTTCATGGGTGGAAAAGCAACTGGTAGATTTAGCAATGGAAAAATCCCCAGTGACTTCATAG TTCAAGCGTTGCAAATTAAGGAATATCTACCAGCTTATCTCGACCCTTCTTTGAAACCAGCTGATCTCCTTACTGGTGTAAGCTTTGCATCTGGTGCCGCCGGATATGATCCACTTACCGCTAAACTCGCG ACGGCTTTAAGCATGGACAAACAAATGGATCTGTTCAAAGAGTACTTAGCTAAAGTTACAGCCGCCGGAGGAGAAGAGAAAGCTAAGAGTATTTTGTCAGAGAGTGTGTACCTAGTTGTTGCAGGAAGTGACGACCTTGCCAATACCTACTACCTTTCAAGATTAAGAAATAATTACGATATCCCAGCCTATACTGATCTTATGGTACAAGGAGCCTCCAGTTTTATTCAg GGACTGTACGATATGGGAGCAAGGAGAATTGGAGTTTTCAGCGCAGCGCCAATAGGATGCCTGCCATCCCAGAGAACATTAGCGGGAGGCAAAGCGAGAAATTGCGTAGAAAACTATAACGAAGCTGCTCAGCTTTTCAACTCAAAGCTGTCTTCAGAACTTGACAAACTCACTTCTGGGTTTGTACATGGGAGAGCTGTGTATGTTGATATCTATAATCCACTCCAAGAACTGATCGACCATCCTCACAAATACG ggtttgagGAGGTAACAAGAGGATGCTGTGGAACAGGAACGATAGAATCGACGGTCCTGTGTAACGAGCTAAACCCATTTACTTGTGACGATGTTTCTAAATATGTATTTTGGGACAGTTACCATCCCACAGAGAGAGCTTACGAAATACTTTTCGGACCCATCGTCGAGAAATACGTGGACAGCTTCGTCTGTGACAACTCCGCATGCTAA